From the Lysobacter sp. FW306-1B-D06B genome, one window contains:
- a CDS encoding UvrD-helicase domain-containing protein, with translation MFERGEARTVLRGLRHADAAVLVEQIEQRRQAALARLRRELQEHLQTLEPLWSALRKELNPPRYLAARDRERISERLRPHTDRVADARERLKSPHVDRFEEAARLRVFIEPLSTIARLPAQVLEKHNSRFVDNEWRRWQPFFAQCEERPLTEEQGKAAITLEENTLLVAAAGSGKTSTLVGKVAYLLAKGLAAPDEILCLAFNEKAAKEIGQRMVQRLTAMTAPECPIDADIKHRFAQWLSQGATIESRTFHSLGLDVIRQHEGRRPPVSKEQDNRQRLRRAIERCQRDPTFAGKWWLLQAVLRFPQPAESRFNSEAEYLEYLRGIWQQRGQRDGILTLGCAKPVRSFEEVAIANWLYLMGVEFEYETPFPEGAALLGPDATWLPDFTYRIRAGAGEVRIVHEHFALNADGHAPSFFNDPQGYAEQAKVKQAALSKLDARHFWTTSAQYRNGILFAKLAQCLHELGVEFRARPASEVEARLKQIGISVDDDIVGRAVSQVRLNGWDRATLEARLVRQPEPARARLFLDVAWPVAEAVNELLREDRQIDYDEMIRRALAYLKEPEAARPYRFILVDEFQDTAPGRGEMVRTLLANRPDSHLFAVGDDWQAINRFAGSDLILFNQFGPAFNRRAGGDRRCDLTQTFRTNQGIADITRQFVLKNPTQLVKDVRAQDQARMGVIDVRSYSADADLVPMVEDTLLQWVERHPVGDKPAVFVLGRYGEKRIAGLGSDQVDALNARWGDRLTLITRNKRATLYHTMHSAKGLQADYVLVVGLYRVEHDFFCFPSEREDDPLLEMVLPAKEGVTDAEERRLFYVALTRAKRQAVLLTQSKYPSPYAIELLREHRDGSVLFNGSQELPPECPHCEQGVVLVRYNPKTERTFHACSNRYGCGKAWSTWPPRPDTSGLSRRRARTGVGLRR, from the coding sequence TTGTTCGAGCGCGGTGAGGCGCGCACGGTGTTGCGCGGCTTGCGCCATGCCGATGCCGCCGTTTTGGTGGAACAGATCGAACAGCGACGCCAGGCAGCGCTGGCGCGATTGCGGCGGGAACTGCAGGAACACCTACAAACACTGGAGCCGTTGTGGAGTGCGCTGCGGAAGGAACTTAATCCGCCGCGCTACCTGGCGGCGCGGGATCGGGAACGAATCAGCGAGCGACTGCGTCCGCACACCGACCGCGTTGCCGATGCCCGGGAACGGCTGAAGTCACCCCACGTCGATCGCTTCGAAGAAGCGGCCCGCCTGCGTGTGTTTATCGAGCCGCTGTCAACCATCGCGCGGTTGCCCGCGCAGGTGTTGGAGAAGCACAACAGCCGCTTTGTCGATAACGAGTGGCGGCGCTGGCAGCCGTTCTTCGCGCAATGCGAGGAACGGCCGCTGACCGAGGAGCAGGGCAAGGCTGCGATCACGCTGGAGGAGAACACCCTGCTCGTGGCCGCGGCGGGATCGGGCAAGACCTCGACCCTCGTCGGCAAGGTCGCCTACTTGCTGGCCAAGGGCTTGGCCGCACCGGACGAAATTCTGTGCCTGGCTTTCAACGAGAAGGCGGCGAAGGAGATCGGTCAGCGCATGGTCCAGCGCCTGACGGCAATGACGGCGCCCGAGTGCCCAATCGATGCGGATATCAAACACCGCTTCGCGCAATGGTTGAGTCAGGGCGCGACGATCGAGTCGCGCACATTTCATTCGCTCGGTCTGGACGTCATCCGGCAGCATGAGGGACGAAGGCCGCCCGTGTCGAAGGAGCAGGACAACCGCCAGCGTCTGCGCCGAGCCATCGAACGCTGCCAACGCGACCCGACCTTCGCCGGGAAGTGGTGGCTGCTACAGGCGGTGCTGCGCTTCCCGCAGCCGGCCGAATCGCGTTTCAACAGCGAAGCCGAGTACCTCGAATACCTGCGCGGGATCTGGCAGCAACGCGGGCAGCGGGACGGCATTCTCACGCTGGGTTGCGCCAAGCCGGTGCGCTCGTTTGAAGAAGTCGCCATCGCGAACTGGCTATACCTGATGGGCGTAGAGTTCGAGTACGAGACCCCTTTCCCAGAGGGCGCGGCTCTGCTTGGTCCGGATGCGACATGGCTTCCGGACTTCACCTATCGCATTCGCGCCGGCGCGGGCGAAGTCCGCATCGTCCACGAGCACTTTGCGCTCAACGCCGACGGGCACGCGCCGAGCTTCTTCAACGATCCGCAGGGCTATGCGGAGCAGGCCAAAGTCAAGCAGGCGGCCCTGTCGAAGCTGGATGCCCGCCATTTCTGGACGACCAGTGCGCAATACCGCAATGGCATCTTGTTCGCGAAGCTCGCCCAGTGCCTGCACGAGTTGGGCGTCGAGTTCCGGGCGCGTCCCGCCAGCGAAGTCGAGGCCCGTCTAAAGCAGATTGGTATATCCGTCGATGACGACATCGTGGGGCGGGCGGTCTCGCAGGTCCGCCTGAACGGCTGGGACCGCGCCACGCTGGAAGCGCGGCTGGTCCGCCAACCGGAGCCGGCACGGGCACGCTTGTTCCTCGATGTGGCGTGGCCGGTTGCCGAGGCCGTGAACGAGTTGCTGCGGGAAGATCGCCAGATCGACTACGACGAGATGATTCGTCGCGCCTTGGCCTACCTGAAAGAGCCGGAGGCGGCGCGTCCATACCGCTTCATCCTGGTCGATGAGTTTCAGGACACGGCACCGGGACGGGGCGAGATGGTGCGAACGCTTCTGGCGAACCGGCCCGATAGCCATCTGTTTGCCGTCGGAGACGACTGGCAGGCGATCAACCGCTTCGCCGGTTCGGACCTGATCTTGTTCAACCAGTTCGGCCCGGCGTTCAACCGCCGCGCGGGCGGTGATCGGCGTTGCGACTTGACCCAGACGTTCCGCACCAACCAGGGCATTGCCGACATCACCCGACAGTTCGTGCTGAAGAACCCCACCCAACTGGTGAAGGATGTGCGCGCACAGGATCAAGCCCGAATGGGTGTCATCGATGTGCGCAGCTACAGCGCGGACGCTGACCTCGTGCCAATGGTCGAGGACACGCTTCTGCAGTGGGTTGAACGTCATCCGGTGGGCGACAAACCAGCGGTGTTTGTCTTGGGTCGTTATGGCGAAAAGCGGATCGCGGGTCTGGGCAGTGACCAGGTCGACGCGCTCAACGCCCGTTGGGGCGATCGCCTGACGTTGATCACGCGGAACAAGCGCGCGACGCTATATCACACGATGCACAGTGCCAAGGGATTGCAGGCGGACTACGTGCTGGTCGTAGGGCTATATCGGGTCGAGCACGATTTCTTCTGTTTCCCCAGCGAGCGCGAGGACGATCCACTGCTGGAGATGGTGCTGCCGGCGAAGGAGGGCGTGACGGACGCAGAGGAGCGGCGCTTGTTCTATGTCGCACTGACGCGCGCCAAGCGGCAGGCGGTGTTGTTGACCCAGAGCAAGTACCCCTCTCCGTATGCGATTGAGCTGCTGCGCGAGCACCGTGACGGATCGGTGCTGTTTAACGGCAGCCAGGAGCTGCCACCGGAGTGCCCGCATTGCGAACAAGGCGTAGTGCTGGTCCGTTACAACCCGAAGACTGAGCGCACGTTCCATGCGTGCAGCAATCGGTACGGCTGCGGTAAGGCATGGTCGACATGGCCGCCCCGGCCCGATACTTCCGGCCTTTCTCGTCGTCGGGCCCGCACCGGCGTTGGCTTACGGCGTTAG
- a CDS encoding DUF6572 domain-containing protein gives MSILESDKVDMIGSPLTDAGIVVLGIADHLPWESGEDEQHLLLLQEKINRYLAFIESGEMVVAFPAAVGKKATNSAASEIRAGRDCERVCCSCLRGHFRSRIWFRSKSLAIGAD, from the coding sequence ATGTCAATTCTAGAAAGTGACAAGGTGGACATGATCGGCAGTCCGCTGACTGATGCGGGGATTGTCGTTCTGGGAATAGCAGATCACTTGCCGTGGGAAAGTGGCGAGGATGAGCAGCACTTGCTTCTCCTGCAGGAAAAGATCAATCGCTATCTGGCCTTTATCGAGAGCGGGGAGATGGTTGTGGCTTTCCCCGCTGCGGTGGGGAAAAAAGCCACTAATTCAGCTGCTAGCGAAATACGAGCTGGGCGGGATTGCGAAAGAGTTTGTTGCAGCTGCCTCCGCGGTCATTTCAGAAGCAGGATTTGGTTTCGAAGTAAAAGTCTCGCCATAGGTGCTGATTGA
- a CDS encoding autotransporter outer membrane beta-barrel domain-containing protein, which translates to MNHKEFSCGTLALAIGAALAGSLLSSSAHAAQLIVTDGTTQTASGAYDTGTAYGGTVSSSGTALGAEGTNSIIQGSGVTATTGGPSANAVIANRGGRVSLSDSTLSSSSGLTVVSGNQGLVELSGSRVDGWGVKAEYGGAVTLRNGTTVAAGSNNALLSDGSGSLIDVDDATVSGRAGATAKGGRINIANSQIQGAYVGIHADYAGEVHLDQTSVASNGRGIEVHGATLVATDSKIKAGGLEQGVEVSIGGTLELARTTVEAAGNALSMGTGVKITGRTTLNRATVSGGSLASSGHAAVLAMADTNELHLRDGVKLSGGNNELIYVGINPEPITLSVTTDQVDLVGDLRASSGSLNLALANRSTLTGKITNGDAVSLDSSSAWTVTGYSDVNSLTSAGAIAFATPIGRGFKSITVDGDYASSGGTLTLNTELGDDNSQTDRLVVKGATSGDTAVTVNNVGGAGAQTVNGIQVVRVDGASNGTFALNGRAVGGAYEYLLHKGGVVDPNDGDWYLRSQATTVPVPTPDPQPVPTPGPQPTPAPSPQPAPNADPTAVPLYRPETGAYLANQAAAVGMFQHVMHDRMGEPTFAHGGDDRAAAGWVRVVRNQMDGQAGFDQLNVGTDTSVVQLGGEMALWTGDSRFHLGLMGGTGRADTHVDSNARGVDARAKGKVKGYNLGMYGTWFATASAPAGLYVDGWLQYGRYDHSVLGDYLDEERYDATSWAASLEAGYAFALSQGGKTDLYIEPQVQAIFTDYSAQTHRERNGTVVEDIQAGGLTSRLGVRFYGHASSDAGNLVQPFVSVNWWHDSDKNVMAFDGTTLILDLPRDRYELKLGAQAQLGGGWTGWGQLGLQAGADGYRDVGGQVGVNYRW; encoded by the coding sequence ATGAACCACAAGGAGTTCTCGTGCGGTACTTTGGCGTTGGCGATCGGTGCGGCATTGGCTGGTAGCCTATTGAGTTCAAGCGCGCACGCAGCGCAGCTGATTGTCACGGATGGCACTACCCAGACGGCTTCGGGTGCCTATGACACCGGCACGGCGTATGGTGGAACCGTTTCGTCATCCGGAACCGCTTTGGGAGCTGAAGGTACTAACAGCATCATTCAAGGCTCAGGTGTGACTGCGACTACGGGTGGTCCGTCAGCAAATGCCGTCATTGCCAACCGCGGTGGTCGAGTTTCCCTTTCTGATTCGACGCTATCGTCGTCGAGTGGCCTGACCGTGGTGTCCGGAAATCAAGGTCTGGTCGAACTGTCGGGTTCACGTGTCGATGGGTGGGGCGTCAAGGCTGAATATGGTGGAGCGGTCACCTTGCGCAACGGAACGACCGTCGCTGCAGGCTCCAACAATGCGTTGCTCTCTGACGGCAGTGGCAGCTTGATTGACGTGGATGATGCAACGGTAAGTGGCCGCGCAGGCGCTACCGCGAAGGGCGGTCGGATCAACATTGCAAACTCACAGATTCAGGGTGCTTATGTGGGTATCCATGCCGATTACGCGGGCGAAGTTCACTTGGATCAAACTTCGGTCGCATCAAATGGACGGGGAATCGAGGTCCATGGGGCTACGCTTGTGGCAACAGATTCCAAGATCAAGGCTGGAGGTCTCGAGCAAGGAGTCGAAGTTAGTATCGGTGGAACTCTGGAGCTGGCCCGAACCACGGTTGAGGCAGCAGGTAATGCCCTTAGCATGGGTACTGGGGTCAAGATTACGGGTCGCACTACGCTCAATCGGGCGACTGTTTCGGGCGGTAGCTTGGCTTCTTCGGGACACGCAGCCGTCCTGGCAATGGCCGATACTAACGAGTTGCATCTGCGCGACGGCGTAAAGTTGAGTGGCGGCAATAACGAGTTGATCTACGTCGGCATCAACCCCGAACCGATTACGTTATCCGTGACAACGGATCAGGTGGATCTGGTCGGTGATCTGCGGGCAAGCTCCGGCTCTCTGAATCTTGCGCTCGCGAATCGTTCGACCCTTACGGGCAAGATCACCAATGGCGACGCCGTGTCGCTGGACTCTTCCAGTGCATGGACCGTCACGGGTTACTCCGATGTCAATTCACTGACCTCGGCAGGCGCGATTGCCTTCGCTACACCCATCGGGCGAGGTTTCAAGTCCATTACGGTCGACGGCGACTACGCCAGTAGTGGCGGCACATTGACGCTCAACACCGAACTGGGCGATGACAATTCACAAACCGATAGGCTGGTTGTGAAGGGCGCCACCTCTGGCGATACCGCGGTCACGGTCAACAACGTAGGCGGCGCCGGTGCGCAGACTGTCAACGGCATCCAGGTAGTACGGGTAGACGGCGCATCCAATGGCACGTTCGCGCTGAACGGCCGTGCGGTGGGCGGTGCTTACGAATACCTGCTGCACAAGGGCGGCGTTGTCGATCCGAACGACGGCGACTGGTATCTGCGTTCGCAAGCGACCACCGTTCCAGTTCCGACACCCGATCCGCAACCCGTGCCCACTCCAGGTCCGCAGCCAACGCCCGCACCAAGTCCGCAGCCAGCGCCGAACGCTGATCCGACTGCGGTACCGCTTTACCGCCCGGAAACCGGAGCCTATCTGGCCAACCAAGCTGCCGCCGTTGGCATGTTCCAGCACGTCATGCATGACCGCATGGGCGAACCGACCTTTGCCCATGGTGGCGACGACCGCGCTGCGGCCGGCTGGGTGCGCGTGGTGCGTAACCAGATGGACGGCCAGGCTGGCTTCGACCAGCTCAATGTCGGCACCGACACCTCCGTGGTCCAACTCGGTGGCGAAATGGCCCTGTGGACCGGCGATAGCCGTTTCCATCTCGGCCTGATGGGCGGTACCGGCCGCGCCGACACGCATGTCGACTCCAACGCCCGCGGTGTTGATGCCCGCGCCAAGGGCAAGGTCAAGGGCTACAACCTGGGCATGTACGGCACCTGGTTCGCCACTGCCAGCGCGCCGGCCGGGCTGTATGTCGACGGTTGGCTGCAGTACGGTCGCTACGACCACAGTGTGTTGGGTGACTACTTGGATGAAGAGCGTTACGACGCCACGAGTTGGGCTGCCTCGCTGGAGGCGGGTTATGCGTTCGCGTTGTCGCAGGGTGGCAAGACCGATCTGTACATCGAGCCGCAGGTGCAGGCGATCTTTACTGATTACTCGGCGCAGACGCACCGTGAGCGCAACGGCACCGTGGTCGAGGACATACAAGCCGGTGGCCTGACAAGCCGTCTGGGTGTGCGGTTCTACGGCCATGCCAGTAGCGACGCGGGCAACCTCGTGCAGCCGTTCGTCAGCGTCAACTGGTGGCACGACAGTGACAAGAACGTCATGGCCTTCGACGGCACTACGCTAATTCTGGATCTGCCGCGTGACCGCTACGAGCTGAAGTTGGGCGCGCAGGCGCAGCTCGGCGGCGGATGGACCGGCTGGGGCCAGTTAGGCTTGCAGGCCGGTGCCGACGGCTACCGCGATGTCGGTGGTCAGGTGGGTGTGAACTACCGCTGGTAG